In Chlorocebus sabaeus isolate Y175 chromosome 9, mChlSab1.0.hap1, whole genome shotgun sequence, the genomic stretch GTGAAATTGAATTTTTCAAAGGCATCTTCTGCAGAGCCGTTTTAATGTAACTGTGAATCAAACTTTAAACTTTCAGAAAATGTATATACAGCATAACCTTTGTTAGATAACTTGAGAAAATTCAGATGTACCTGGGCGGTTAAGGATTCAGTTAGAAATCATGTTTCAGTGTGAGGGCAAATAACCGATTTGAACATGAGATATTTCTGAGGAAACGCTTCTTTTGACCGATAGTAGTTTGTCAAAGGTTAAAATCTTGTTGAATTTTAAACTTGTTTGGAAGATGTGTCCTGACTTTTTTTCTTGCATCTTTCTTGAACTTGGAtacttctttccatgttttatccTAAAAACGTGGTATTGTATACACGTCTTTTAGGACTTGGTGGGGAAACTTAAAGATGCTTCGAAAAGCCTGGAAAGAGCAACTCAGTTGTAACTTGGGGAAGTTAACGATCCGCCCGAGTGCAGAGGAAAACCAGAAACGCCTTGCCTTGAGCTGAACCACCGTTTGTGCGAGCTGGATGTTCTTTTCAGTAGaaaagaattttccttttgaatttatACCATTCATCAATTTTGACACTTTTAAAAACACGTGTGAAAGGGTTAAGAGGGAAAGATACTGCCCAAGTATTGAATCGTTTAGTACTAACTGTCCATTTATTCTATTTTGATCTTTTTCAAGTCTTCTGAAAGGAAGTAGACAGTATTACACCCTGAATAAATAAGGTGTTGTTTTCCACAAAGAGTGATGATATTTTGTTTGGATCTGAATTCGTGTGTTAATTATTACTTTTTGTGAAGCTAGATAGGAGTAGTGTGAACTTTTAACGATAGCCTTTTCTCAGGATTAAAGTTAAACAAGGAGTAAAGGATGCGATCCCCCCGGGTCTGTCGCAGAACCCTGCTTCGGGACTCTGGGGGCCGGGGCGGGCGCGGGCGGCTGCGCGGCCCGTTACCTGCGCCCGAGGGCTCGCCCACATCCCGACCCTCGGCCGCCGGCTCCCGGCCCGGCGCGGAGCCCCTGCCCGGAGCCAGCCGTCGCCCGCGCGCGCCCCGCCTCGGCCGCCGGCGGGCGGGGAAGAGGCCGGCGCGGCCGCGGGCGGGCGGGCAGGGGCGGGCGCTGTTGTTTCTGCGAGCCCAACTCGGGCGCAGGTTCCGCGCCGCGGCGCCTGAGCCTGGGCCGCAGCCCGCGGGGCCGGCCGGGGGACGGCGGCCGGGGGACGTATGCGCCCCGGGAGGAGGCGGGCGGCCGGGAGAAAGAAAGAACGGGGGGCGGGGTGGACTGCGCGGCGTGCGGGGCCGGAGTGGCGGCCGCGCGGAGCAAGGCGGCGCGTGTGGCGCTGTGGAGAAATGTCTCCACCGCCGCGGCGCGGGGCGAGGGAGGGGGCCGGGCGCGCGGCGCAGAGGGGAGGGGGCGGCCACGGGCCTGACTACACCGACACTAATTCCCAGGCCGCCCTTAAGGAATGAGGGGAGCACGTGACCCGCTGGGGGGGcggcggggggagggggcgggcGGACTCCGAGCCATTTTGGAGCCGGTGTCAGTTTCCACTCTGCCTTCAGCGGTGCATTTTtttccaccctcccctccccctcctcccctccccccgctCGCACGCACACACACGGCGCCCCCCGCCCGCCCGCCTCCCCCACAGCAACTATGAAATAATCGTAGTATGAGAGGCAGAGATCGGGGCGAGACAATGGGGATGTGGGCGCGGGAGCCCCGCTCCGGCTTAGCAGCACCTCCCAGCCCCGCAGAATAAAACCGATCGCGCCCCCTCCGCGCGCGCCCTCCCCCGAGTGCGGAGcgggaggaggcggcggcggccgaggaggaggaggaggaggaggccccGGAGGAGGAGGCGTTGGAGGTcgaggcggaggaggaggaggccgaGGCGCCGGAGGAGGCCGAGGCGCCGGAGCAGGAGGAGGCCGGTCGGAGGCGGCATGAGGCGAGCGCGGCGGCCGCGGCTGCTCGGGGCCGCGCTGGTTGCCCATTGACAGCGGCGTCTGCAGCTCGCTTCAAGATGGCCGCTTGGCTCGCATTCATTTTCTGCTGAACGACTTTTAACTTTCATTGTCTTTTCCGCCCGCTTCGATCGCCTCGCGCCGGCTGCTCTTTCCGGGTACGTAGGAGGCGAGGCGCCCCCGGGACGGGGCTGGGGACCGGCGGGGGCCGCGCAGGGCTCGGGGCGGCCGCGGGTGGATAGGGGAGCCCCCCCCGCGCCCCGGCCGCGCCGCCGGGAGGGCGCTGACAGCGTGGGCGCCCGGCCCCGCGCCCCGCGCCGCCCGCCCCGCGCCCGCCGGCCCCGCGCGCAGCCCGCCCCGCGCCCGCGAGCGCGCGCCCGCCGCCGCCCGCCGACTCCCGCGGCGCCGGGACCGACCCGCAGCCCgcgccgcgccgccgccgccgccgccagcaGGGCTCGGCGCCGCTCCAGCCGCCGCCGCCCGCTCAGTCCCGGCGCGCCGCGCGCGGCCCCACGTTTTAGTTCCCCGCTACCCCGGGCGCCCCTCCGCACCCTCGCGACGCACATGGCCCCCAAGAGGAGCACTCGTATTTCCAGCCTCGGCGGCTCTCCCGGCCGCAGCGCCCTTTGTTGAGAGGTAGATTTGGATGAAACGGGGACGGGATCCTGAAATCGGGAGCTGCTTGGGTCAAGTGGCTTCCCTCCTCTCCCGAAGAAAGGGCTCTGGAGGGGCTCCAGCCCCCAGAGAACGCCCCCATTTTATAGGGACGGGTTGCGTGGGAGGCGGCCAACCCGCCAAGGTGGGTGTTAGGCTGGAGAGAGCCCCGACAAAAATGTTATTAACTTAAGTTGGGGGGACACTTGTGTGAGATTGGATGGCTGGTAAGATGGCGGTTCCCAGTTGTTTCCAAGGTCTCCTGCATTTGTGTTTAAAATGCTAAAGTTTTCAAGGTGTTGTGTGTTGGGAGTCTTGGATAAGTGCTCTAAACATCACTTGGGAGGTGCTCCCTGGGAAGTGGGCATTTCAAATTTGGAGCTTTTTGTGGAGTGAAGATGGTGACTGGACGTTAGCCTTGCTGGAGGCTTCCTTTCTCActacttctttctctcctttttcttttttccccttttggagACTGCAACTTTTCTCTCCACTTCTACGTAGAAGGGATGCACTCAGCATCATGACTCCAGTCCACTACCTTTTATAGGTTTTGCTAAATGTCAACATAGGTcatttggcaaagggatgctTTAGAAAGGAGCACTAAAAAGTTGATTGCATATGTTTACGCAGTCACTTGGACTTGACAGCAATATGGCATGATCTTTTTCCCAGAGATTTACAGTTAATAATTGGAAGTAAACAAGTAGAGAGACTTTGATCATTACCAATTGCAGTAAAAGGATTTAGTGGGCTTAGTGGTCACGGTTCAATATATGAAAGAGAAGGATGTATTAACCCCTTCCCTTAATGTGGGCAAAATTCCGAGCATATTTATCCAAATGCAAGTGTAGGTTGGTGTGTACAACATTATGAGTAGttcaatgtatattttatagGAACCTTAACTCCCATGTTCTGGAAACACATTATAAGCTCCACGAAAGAGTTGATACTTAAGGATGCAAATTATTGACATTATATAACAAGTTATGAGACTCTATATGTTAACATTTGAGTTTTAAGTAGACTGATCAGAAATCCTTGGGGTTGattttgtaaacaaaattataattttttagatTTGAGTTAATTCCATACATCTACCCCAGAGTGTAGTCAGAAGTGTTTGAAATAACCTACTTGTGTGAGTCTTATGCCTAGTAAAAGTATCTTTAAAGCCATATACAAGTCACTGCGTATGCATGTATACACTTAAAGCTTTTGTAAGAAAATTAAGCATTTAACTGTACATGGTAAGTCCATTAATACTCTATCACTAATTTCTTGGATGTATGTTAAGTGTGCAGATAGGCAAATTTCTCTCCAGGAGTCAAATTAACCCCAACTTTACCCATGCTTATGTTGGGCTGTGAACCCCAACTGGGGCTATGGagttcatttgcatttcttagaTTACAGTAGGCAAGTTGATGGTTAACACTAGAACTTGCctctgttttccttcattttgacatTCCTGGTGTTAGGCCTCCACCTAAAAACTGACAGCTCCAACTGAGTGTGTTACAATGGCAAGTTTTAACGGTTGAGTATTTTTACCATAATATGTTTGGTGCATTTTTGCTTGCTTAACTGGCACTTTCTGGGTTGGAACCTGGAAAGTTTTCACTTCTGTGGTGGAAGAGATTGTTTCTCAAATCTTATCAAGCACGTCAAACACTTTGGAAGTCTTCCTTAGGTTGCCACTACTTTCAGATAGTATAAAAACATAAAgaactgatttttatataagtaaCAGTGATATTTATTAGCATTATAAATGGTCACAGGATTGTGGCCAAATTTTTCAGAACTGAGGTAGAGGAATTGTGTGAATTAAGACTTAAGATGAATTTGAAAGACTTGGTCAAGTACATGTGACTTAAATGCTCAAAGCAAACCGGTAGATAACCCTCCACTGAGGTTTGATTGTTCTCCTTGTTAGTACTTGTGTTTGTGTGGCGTTGGTTTTCTGCAAGGTAGAGGAGAAATAAAGGCAGCTATTTTTATTGGAGCCCTTTCATGAACTTTGTGATCAGTGGTTTTTTAGTGCAGTATGCTTTCACAGGCAAACAGAAGTATTACCTCACTATCTTTCTAGGAAAGATCCTGTGGTTTCAGAAGGAGAATTTTCTTTAAGCACCAAGAAGGCTGTTCTTTAATTTACCAAGTACAATTTGATTTAAATATTGCTACTGTTTAGGGACATTGCTCTACCTGCAACTCCTCTATGCCCCGCTTAGATTTATGTTAACATGTTGACAGTATTCTCCAAAACAAGTAATCCAAAGATAACTGAGGAGTCACACCAGAAGTTTTCTGGTAGAGGTCGCCAGTTGCCACTGTGGTCACTTTCATAAGagaggctttgttttgtttttcaccattttcTTGAGGTTAGCTCTTAATTTCAGCCATTGAGCTGTGTTGATTGGTGTTTCCCTTTACTGCATTAATACACCTTAGGAATTAAAACCGCAGGTACATCTTACTGCAAGTTTCAAAAGGTCCTGGATTTCCATTCAAGGAAGATTTAAAAGTGTACTTCAGTGAGGTCTGAAAGCTTAGTTTTATATCAGGTTCTGAAATGAATGAAGGAGGGGggttgaagtttattttttaagaatactACACGAAGTAATTGACTTCCCTGACTGTCGGCTGGTGTATTGTTGCTGACAGTTCCCCATTGTGACTTTCCTGTAATAGAGATACCTGTTGGGAATATCATTTCATCGTATGGGgggttttacatttgtttttctcttctgtcgCTGCTCTGGGTTGACAAGCTGTTGATTTAGCGTTGGGAATGGGCTGGTCACATGGTTCTGTACATGTTGTCACTATCGTACTGATTAAAGTACTTTTTCTTGCCCCCAGCATAGTTTGTTCAAATAAAACACTGGGCTTTGCCCCCTCTTCTTCTTGTAAAACAGATTTCAGTTTTCAGCCTTTCCAAAACTTTGTATCGCTCATTTGATCTACAGGAGAGCGTCACATTAGAGAAAGAAGTTTTAAAGAGGTTCAGTTCAATAAACATCTCTGCAATTTGAGCCCTGACGGTTTCGGGCTAAGTGCACAGTTGGCAATTCTCAAAAAATCCCTTCGTGAAATTTCTGACCTAGTGATTGCAGACAGGACAGACCGAGGGAGTCGAGATCTGAAACCAGCTCTGCGCACCAAGTCGACGTGGAAGGAGGCTCCCGGAGTGTCCGAAATGGCCGGGAGTGcggtttgcattttcttttcgtGGGCGCTGCCGCAGGCTCCTGGGTCCCCGCTGCCCAGGACTTGGTCCCCAGTCCCCGCTCCCCAGCGCTGTGGCCTCGTGGGGCCGCCCCGCCCCCCCGGCGTCGCCGCACCCACCCCGCCCCCgcgccggccccgcccccgcggcgcgccgcccctcccccgcccgccGCCCCGCACGCCCGCCGAGGCTCGGGGCTCGGGGCTCGGGCCGGGCTCCGCGCGGAGTTGCAGCGGTGGCCGGATGCCAAGTGTAAGTGTAAGTTGCTATGGAAACCCCGACCGAGGCGAGTTCCGAATCCGGAGTGAGACGGAGCCCCGGGCGCCGCCGGATCCGCCCCTCGCATCCCGGCCCCCGGGCGTCCGCCGCGCTCAGGCCCCGGCCCAGGCCGACTGGAGGTGCTCCTCCTGCGGCCCCGGCACCCGGCTCCGGAAAtgccagggatgcagggagggcAGAATTGTTTTCCCTGCGCGTCGCGTAAAAACGTGCCAGGTTCTGCTTGCTGGAACCGTCTAAAACAACCGGAACCCCAGGATTTTCGCTTGCAGATTCTTGAGgaagttttataataaatttggAGAGCTGGAACAAGCCCTAGTGGTTGGTAAATATCCGCGGGGATTGTGTGGCGTCTGCAGCAGCCTTGGGGCTGCTGGGCTGGAGGACAAATGGAAGAAAGAGACCCTAATACGCTCagctcccagcccccaccccagacctTTTCTTCTTCCTACAGGAATGATCTGAAAGACCAGAAGTAACGTTAGTTGGATCCTTTTTCATCAGTTTGGTAGAAGTGATTCCGATCTGATGAGTAAATTCCTTCTGTAGAAACGTTGGGACAGCCCAGCTGTACAGTGTTAAATGGGTTTTCTGAATTCAGTGTTTCAGGGTGTGTGATTACTAGATGATCTCCATTCTTGTTCTGTGAATTATGGCTATTATTTCTGTGTCTTGCAGGATTTTTCATCAAGCAGAAATGCATCGAACAACGAGAATCAAGATCACTGAGCTAAATCCCCACCTGATGTGTGTGCTTTGTGGAGGATACTTCATTGATGCCACAACCATAATAGAATGTCTACATTCCTGTAAGTACcgagctttagttttcttttgtatCATGTGTATTTTACAGTTCGACCTGAAATTTGAAAACTATTAATGATTCCTGCAATCTGTGGGAATGTTGGTACAAAGTGAagtcattttcttctcttgcatATAATGACTTTTTGTTAATATGTATTGTATTACAAGCATGCAGTGTATGTGTTCTCAGGGTATGAATTAGTTTATTTAGTTGGAAATGCTTTTCGGCATTTACCTCCTTGTTTCTACTAGTTCTTGGTTTGTGACACCAATGCTTTATCCACTCatttctaaacataaaaaaaacttTACATGTTCTACTTCTAGTCTGTAAAACGTGTATTGTTCGTTACCTGGAGACCAGCAAATATTGTCCTATTTGTGATGTCCAAGTTCACAAAACCAGACCACTACTGAATATAAGGTAGGAAACTATTTAAATTCCTTGTTTGTAATTGTTATTGAAGTTGTATAATTTACTGAAGGCTACCCTCTTTATTTCTTCACAGAAAATTTACTCTTGAATACATACCTAATATGTGTGTGCTTTGTGGAGGGTAGCCTTTTAATTTCTTGCCATGTTAATGGTGACCAAGTTTAGACAAAGTTTAGTAGTAGTCAagtgattttaagattttttttcctaactgtcctttaaaaattgaattaatctTTTTTGCATTGCTTTATGGACTTCATGACAGgcaagaataaatatttaaaagggcTTCCATTCTTTCCTCTTCATTCTCTATTCATATTAGCTTAATTTAGTAACTTGAAAGGCACACTTCTCTTGACTTAGTAAATGTGAAGAATTTATtagtgaatataaaatatttttctactgatTTAAAAAGTGCTATATACAGAGAACTTTTattctcagttaatttttatcTTATCAATATAGTTATAGACAGCATcacaataaagtaaaatactaTAGCATGAAAAAAGACTGCAGAAACATATGAACATTTTTAGTTCTTGCCATCTTAATTcatagttttctattttaattctttttcaggtCAGATAAAACTCTTCAAGATATTGTGTACAAATTAGTTCCAGGGCTTTTCAAAAGTGAGTAACTTGcttagaaaatgaatttaaagagATTATTCATTAGTTCTTTGTGTTACGCCAAATGtttacatctttttttccccattcagatGAAATGAAGAGAAGAAGGGATTTTTATGCAGCTCATCCTTCTGCTGATGGTAAACCTTTTAAGGGAGGGAAGACATTTTATTTGGGGGGAGAGCTTATCTAGgaattaaaattattgaaattgaCTTAACCATTTCCATCctcttatatataaaatatattaggtatctaatttttaaaaattacatttcactATATCATTATAGCTGCCAATGGCTCTAATGAAGATAGAGGAGAGGTTGCAGATGAAGATAAGAGAATTATAACTGATGATGAGATAATAAGCTTATCCATTGAATTCTTTGACCAGAACAGGTAAAATCTTTAGGCAATCTATTTTATGGTAATGTTTTATTAGATTATTTCACTaataaattttctgtttcttagatTGGATCGGAAAgtaaacaaagacaaagagaaatctAAGGAGGAGGTATGTTTCATGTTACAAAAACATAGAAGAAACATTGTTTGGATTCCAGATTTTATCAGGGATTGTGTTGCCCTTTAGAATATTCGGCtgttaaatagaagaaaatggtCATGTTTAATGTTTAAGAAAGGTCTACATGTGATATTTaataattagaatttattttatgtatgattGTTAgtctcacaaaatattttaaatagttcaCAGTTAATACTTTGGTATGCTTGAAGTTTGCTTATTAGGAATCTGTTCATTTAGTATTTATAATGATAGTAAACTCAAAGTAATTAGTTGAGAGGTTGGTCACCTCCAATTTTGTTTGATACTAGTATCTTTTATCATATTAAAGCAATCAAATTGAAAGTTCATATCTGAAAGTAACTgaaaaaagttacttttctaAATGTACTTTTAGGTGAATGATAAAAGATATTTACGATGCCCAGCAGCAATGACTGTGATGCACttaagaaagtttctcagaagtAAAATGGACATACCCAATACTTTCCAGGTATCTACTTTTATATTCTTCTTGCATTTTATATAGATTTTAcagttttaattacatttttcactttgaattttgaacccaaaaaagcaataggaaaaaaatgttaagttagTGCTAAAGTTGAAATTTATCTTAAAACATTTGGTATGAGTTCTCTTTTATGCTCTGAAAACAAATCCCTTAACActctctagaaatatttttttcctcatttgaaGTTTCAGAAGGAGTCTttctttgttaaaatgtttagagaatatgctttttaaagcacttttggattatatttaaatgacaaaaaatgtagatttacctttgttcttttgttacttaataaaaatatttttcactagaTTGATGTCATGTATGAGGAGGAACCTTTAAAGGATTATTATACACTAATGGATATTGCCTACATTTATACCTGGAGAAGGGTAAGTAGCATGTCTGTTGTTAGATTATGATggtaaagtatatttaaataattaagagtaatttttttccttttaactttgtAGAATGGTCCACTTCCTTTGAAATACAGAGTTCGACCTACTTGTAAAAGAATGAAGATCAGTCATCAGAGAGATGGACTGACAAATGCTGGAGAACTGGAAAGTGACTCTGGGAGTGACAAGGCCAACAGCCCAGCAGGAGGTATTCCCTCCACCTCTTCTTGTTTGCCTAGCCCCAGTACTCCAGTGCAGTCTCCTCATCCACAGTTTCCTCACATTTCCAGTACTATGAATGGAACCAGCAACAGCCCCAGCGGTAACCACCAATCTTCTTTTGCCAATAGACCTCGAAAATCATCAG encodes the following:
- the BMI1 gene encoding polycomb complex protein BMI-1, with the translated sequence MHRTTRIKITELNPHLMCVLCGGYFIDATTIIECLHSFCKTCIVRYLETSKYCPICDVQVHKTRPLLNIRSDKTLQDIVYKLVPGLFKNEMKRRRDFYAAHPSADAANGSNEDRGEVADEDKRIITDDEIISLSIEFFDQNRLDRKVNKDKEKSKEEVNDKRYLRCPAAMTVMHLRKFLRSKMDIPNTFQIDVMYEEEPLKDYYTLMDIAYIYTWRRNGPLPLKYRVRPTCKRMKISHQRDGLTNAGELESDSGSDKANSPAGGIPSTSSCLPSPSTPVQSPHPQFPHISSTMNGTSNSPSGNHQSSFANRPRKSSVNGSSATSSG